AAGATATTTCTCTTTCTGAGGAAAAGCCTCCCATTAAGACAGCTACTTTTAAGTCTTTCTTTAAGAAAGCCACCCGTTACCCCCTATTATCTTAATCTCCATTTCTAAGTGGACCCCAAATTGGCTTTGGACTGCTTCTTTAATCTTTTCAATTAAAGATAAAATGTCCCCGGCTTTAGCTTGGCCTATATTTTGAATAAAATTAGCGTGCTGGGTAGAAACTTGGGCCTTCCCTATGGTGTAACCTTTTAAACCTACTTTTTCAATCAGCTCCCCAGCAAAACCTTCTCTCGGATTTTTAAATATACTTCCGGCATTAGGAAAACTTAAAAAAGTTCTCTTTTCTTGGTATTTTTTTACTTTTTCTAAAATTAATTCTTGAGAAGCTCTTTCTAAAGAAAACTCAGCTCCTAAAACTATAGATCCATTTAAACTACTACCTCGGTAAAAAAAATCAATATCTTTATTTTCTAAAGTTACTTCTTCTCCTTTTGAAGTTAAAATTCTGACCTTTTTTGTTACCTCTCCCAGACTACAGTTTGGAATACCAGCATTCATAATGAGCGACCCTCCCACGCTCCCCGGTATTCCAGTAACAAATTCTAAACCAGAAAGATTATGCTTTAAGCTTATCTTTAAAAGCTTACTTAAAGATACACCAGCCCCAGCTTGGATTTCGTTACCAGCTACCGAGACTCTTTTAAAAGAACCAACTAACTTAATGAC
The bacterium DNA segment above includes these coding regions:
- the murB gene encoding UDP-N-acetylmuramate dehydrogenase, with the protein product MNYLNLAQEINDLTKAKIKLNESMKKWTSFKVGGKADIIVLVDEISQLKGLVNYLKENKIPYFIIGHGTNLLIKDEGVKGVVIKLVGSFKRVSVAGNEIQAGAGVSLSKLLKISLKHNLSGLEFVTGIPGSVGGSLIMNAGIPNCSLGEVTKKVRILTSKGEEVTLENKDIDFFYRGSSLNGSIVLGAEFSLERASQELILEKVKKYQEKRTFLSFPNAGSIFKNPREGFAGELIEKVGLKGYTIGKAQVSTQHANFIQNIGQAKAGDILSLIEKIKEAVQSQFGVHLEMEIKIIGGNGWLS